A single Phaenicophaeus curvirostris isolate KB17595 chromosome 26, BPBGC_Pcur_1.0, whole genome shotgun sequence DNA region contains:
- the HEXIM1 gene encoding protein HEXIM1, with protein MAEPESRREPEPRSEPESRREPGPRGQDGSRAELQGPEAEPRGEPQARSEPESCDEPEPRRQPEAEPDGQAEPAAEPERLPPPGAEEASGRPGGAGRPGLGPRYRAAAGGGGRPEEWPAKKKHRRRPSKKKRRWKPYSKLSWEEKQQFDERQSLRASRLRAEMFAKGQPVAPYNTTQFLMEDHDQEEPDLKTGLYPRRAAAKSDTSEEDFLEEAADEDGGSDGMGGDGSEFLQRDFSETYERYHVESLQNMSKQELVKEYLELEKCLSRMEEENNRLRLESKKHGGEAEAARVRQLELEVDRLRAENLRLLRERDRPGAAE; from the coding sequence ATGGCAGAGCCCGAGTCCCGGCGCGAACCGGAGCCCCGCAGCGAGCCCGAGTCCCGGCGCGAACCGGGGCCCCGCGGACAGGACGGGTCCCGGGCTGAGCTCCAGGGTCCCGAAGCGGAGCCTCGCGGCGAGCCCCAGGCCCGGAGCGAGCCGGAGTCCTGCGACGAGCCGGAGCCCCGGAGGCAGCCCGAAGCGGAGCCCGATGGGCAGGCCGAGCCCGCGGCGGAGCCCGAGCGGCTGCCGCCCCCCGGTGCCGAGGAGGCGTCGGGGCGGCCGGGCGGAGCGGGGCGCCCCGGGCTGGGCCCGCGGTaccgggcggcggcgggaggcgggGGCCGCCCCGAGGAGTGGCCGGCGAAGAAGAAGCACCGGCGGCGTCCGTCGAAGAAGAAGCGGCGCTGGAAGCCGTACTCGAAGctgagctgggaggagaagcagcagttcGACGAGAGGCAGAGCCTGCGCGCGTCCCGGCTGCGGGCGGAGATGTTCGCCAAGGGGCAGCCGGTGGCCCCCTACAACACGACGCAGTTCCTGATGGAGGACCACGACCAGGAGGAGCCCGACCTGAAGACCGGGCTGTACCCGCGGCGGGCGGCCGCCAAGTCGGACACGAGCGAGGAGGATTTCCTGGAGGAGGCGGCGGACGAGGACGGGGGCAGCGACGGGATGGGGGGAGACGGGAGCGAGTTCCTGCAGCGGGACTTCTCGGAGACCTACGAGCGGTACCATGTGGAGAGCCTGCAGAACATGAGCAAGcaggagctggtgaaggagtacctggagctggagaagtgCCTGTCGCGCATGGAGGAGGAGAACAACCGGCTGCGGCTGGAGAGCAAGAAGCACGGGGGGGAGGCGGAGGCGGCGCGGGTGcggcagctggagctggaggtggaCAGGCTGCGCGCTGAGAACCTGCGGCTGCTGCGGGAGCGGGACCGGCCCGGGGCGGCCGAGTGA